Within Amycolatopsis sp. FDAARGOS 1241, the genomic segment GTGCCCGCGCCCGCGCGGCGGACAGCGCACCTTGACGTGCCGGGCGCCGTGCTCGGCACGCTCGGCGTCGCTTCGCTCGTGCTGGCCTTCACCCACGCCGCTTCGGACGGCTGGGGCGCACCGCTCACGCTCGGCGCGCTGACGGCAGGCGTGGTGCTGCTGATCGCGTTCGTGGTACTGGAGCGACGGGTGGCCCACCCGCTGGTGCCGCTGTGGCTCTTCGCCGAACGCAACCGCGCCGCGGCCTACGCGAGCTTCTTCCTCGGGCCGATGGCGATGATGTCGATGTTCTTCTTCCTGACGCAGTTCCTGCAGGACGTGCGCCACTTCGCCGCGCTGGCCACCGGGTTCGCGTTCCTGCCGATGGCCGCGTCGATCTTCACGCTCAGCCGGCTCGTGCCACGCCTGCTCGCGCGGTTCGGGCCGAAGCCGCTCGCCGTCACGGGCACCGTGCTGATGGTGTCCGGGGTCGCGTGGCTCTCGGCGCTCACGCCGGACAGCGGTTACGTCGCTTCGCTGCTCGGTCCCCTGCTGCTCATGGGCATCGGCGGCGGGCTGGCGTTCTCGCCGCTCAACGTGATCATCATGTCGACCGTCCCCGCCGAGGACGCGGGCGCCGCCGGCGGCGTGCTGCAGACGATGCAACAGGTCGGCAGCACGCTCGGGCTCGGGATCCTGGTGACCGTCTTCGGCGCCGCGACGCGCTCGGCCGCGGCGTCCGGCGCCACTGGAACCCCGCTGCTGGTCGACGGGATGACCGCCGCGTTCCTGGCGGCCGGCGGGCTCGCCGCGCTCACCGTCGGGGTCGCGCTGACCTTCCGCCGCCGAGCCACGGCCGCTGAGAACACACCGGCTTAGAAGATGTCCTTGCCTGCGTGCACGCGGTGCGTCACCCGGCGTTCGACGATGAACGAGACGAACGGGACACACCCGGCCAGCAGCACGAGGATCGTGCTCTTGATCGACCAGCGGGCCTTGATCGCCAGGTCGATGCTGCACGCCAGGTAGATCATGTAGAGGACACCGTGGATGGGCGAGTACACGGCCGCGGGCTTCGCGTTGCCGAAGCCGTACTCGATGACCATCGTCGCGCACAGCACGAGCAGGCCGACACCGG encodes:
- a CDS encoding MFS transporter, with product MLMLDATVMNVALPRIQSDLGFSATGLSWVMTGYSLVFGGLLLLGGRAGDLFGRRRMFVLGTAVFTLASLAGGLSTSAAVLIAARVAQGVGAAMAGPSTIALITTTFTEAKARVRALSLFSAVASGGFAIGLIVGGLLTEWISWRAALFINVPFGLAIAVLAPRFVPAPARRTAHLDVPGAVLGTLGVASLVLAFTHAASDGWGAPLTLGALTAGVVLLIAFVVLERRVAHPLVPLWLFAERNRAAAYASFFLGPMAMMSMFFFLTQFLQDVRHFAALATGFAFLPMAASIFTLSRLVPRLLARFGPKPLAVTGTVLMVSGVAWLSALTPDSGYVASLLGPLLLMGIGGGLAFSPLNVIIMSTVPAEDAGAAGGVLQTMQQVGSTLGLGILVTVFGAATRSAAASGATGTPLLVDGMTAAFLAAGGLAALTVGVALTFRRRATAAENTPA
- a CDS encoding DUF3817 domain-containing protein; amino-acid sequence: MTTSTDGAAQTRPARIGGALTRFRATAYITGVGLLVLCATMVIEYGFGNAKPAAVYSPIHGVLYMIYLACSIDLAIKARWSIKSTILVLLAGCVPFVSFIVERRVTHRVHAGKDIF